A window of the Gordonia humi genome harbors these coding sequences:
- the eno gene encoding phosphopyruvate hydratase, whose translation MAIIEQVGAREILDSRGNPTVEVEVVLDDGTFSRAAVPSGASTGEHEAVELRDGGDRYLGKGVTKAVEAVLGDIAPEVIGIEADDQRVLDQTLVDLDGTPSKSRLGANALLGVSLAVARAAAESAGLPLFRYVGGPNAHILPVPMMNIINGGAHADNGIDFQEFMIAPIGAPTFKESLRWGAEVYHALKSVLHKQGMSTALGDEGGFAPDLPNTEAALDVIATAVGNAGLKFGSDVVVALDSASTEFFRDGAYQFSGSAQTADQMIEFYRKLVADYPIVSIEDGLAEDDWTGWAALTEAIGDKVQLVGDDLFVTNPERLEEGITKGIANALLVKVNQIGTLTETLDAVALAHNAGYKTMMSHRSGETEDTTIADLAVACSSGQIKTGAPARSERVAKYNQLLRIEEGLGDAARYAGDLAFPRFEA comes from the coding sequence GTGGCAATTATCGAGCAGGTCGGCGCGCGCGAGATCCTCGACTCCCGAGGCAACCCGACCGTCGAGGTGGAGGTCGTCCTCGACGACGGCACGTTCTCGCGGGCGGCCGTCCCGTCGGGTGCGTCGACCGGTGAGCACGAGGCCGTCGAACTGCGTGACGGCGGTGACCGGTACCTCGGCAAGGGCGTCACCAAGGCCGTCGAGGCGGTGCTCGGCGACATCGCCCCCGAGGTGATCGGCATCGAGGCCGACGATCAGCGTGTCCTGGATCAGACCCTGGTGGACCTGGACGGCACCCCGAGTAAGTCGCGTCTGGGCGCGAATGCTCTGCTGGGCGTCTCGCTGGCCGTCGCACGCGCGGCCGCCGAGTCGGCAGGCCTGCCGCTGTTCCGTTACGTCGGCGGACCCAACGCGCACATCCTGCCGGTCCCGATGATGAACATCATCAACGGCGGCGCGCACGCCGACAACGGCATCGACTTCCAGGAGTTCATGATCGCGCCGATCGGTGCTCCCACGTTCAAGGAGTCGCTGCGCTGGGGCGCCGAGGTGTACCACGCACTCAAGTCGGTGCTGCACAAGCAGGGCATGAGCACCGCGCTCGGCGACGAGGGCGGTTTCGCCCCCGACCTGCCGAACACCGAGGCCGCCCTCGACGTCATCGCCACCGCCGTCGGCAACGCCGGTCTGAAGTTCGGCAGCGACGTCGTCGTCGCTCTCGACTCGGCCTCGACCGAGTTCTTCCGCGACGGTGCGTACCAGTTCTCGGGATCGGCGCAGACCGCCGACCAGATGATCGAGTTCTACCGCAAGCTCGTCGCCGACTACCCGATCGTCTCGATCGAGGACGGACTGGCCGAGGACGATTGGACCGGTTGGGCCGCGCTCACCGAGGCCATCGGCGACAAGGTGCAGCTCGTCGGCGACGACCTGTTCGTCACCAACCCGGAGCGCCTGGAAGAGGGCATCACCAAGGGCATCGCGAACGCGCTGCTGGTGAAGGTCAACCAGATCGGCACGCTGACCGAGACGCTCGACGCTGTCGCGCTGGCCCACAACGCGGGCTACAAGACGATGATGAGCCATCGCTCGGGCGAGACCGAGGACACCACCATCGCCGATCTGGCCGTCGCGTGCAGCAGCGGCCAGATCAAGACCGGTGCGCCGGCCCGGTCGGAGCGCGTCGCCAAGTACAACCAGCTCCTGCGCATCGAAGAGGGACTCGGCGACGCCGCCCGGTACGCCGGCGACCTGGCGTTCCCGCGCTTCGAGGCCTGA
- a CDS encoding TetR family transcriptional regulator codes for MSQINRRRGRPPGPGVDHDVRREELLDAAERAIAHTGAGASLADVAAQAGLTRSAVYAAFADRDAVLDALAARHSGRIVDGMRSLAAGDDDPRAQTRAAVDLLASWFDDHPDLAPVLAARWHTDGRSFVETTLTQVLTAGFAARDLDPAPAPVWARAMVGAVAASVEWWAVTREIGRDELVDHVTSLLWSGLSAANP; via the coding sequence GTGAGTCAGATCAATCGGCGACGAGGCCGCCCGCCCGGGCCCGGCGTCGACCACGACGTGCGTCGCGAGGAACTGCTCGACGCCGCCGAACGGGCGATCGCCCATACCGGCGCGGGAGCCTCGCTCGCGGACGTCGCCGCGCAGGCCGGGCTCACCAGGTCGGCGGTGTACGCGGCCTTCGCCGACCGCGACGCGGTGCTCGACGCGCTCGCCGCTCGGCACTCGGGTCGGATCGTGGACGGCATGCGCTCGCTCGCGGCGGGCGACGACGATCCCCGCGCCCAGACCCGCGCCGCCGTCGACCTCCTCGCGTCCTGGTTCGACGATCATCCCGATCTCGCTCCCGTCCTGGCGGCGCGGTGGCACACCGACGGGCGGTCGTTCGTCGAGACCACACTGACGCAGGTGCTGACCGCCGGATTCGCCGCACGCGACCTCGACCCGGCGCCCGCTCCCGTGTGGGCGCGCGCGATGGTCGGCGCCGTCGCCGCGAGCGTCGAGTGGTGGGCCGTCACGCGTGAGATAGGCCGCGACGAGCTCGTCGACCACGTGACCTCGCTGTTGTGGTCGGGACTGTCGGCGGCCAATCCCTAG
- a CDS encoding Ppx/GppA phosphatase family protein: MTRVAAVDCGTNSIRLLIAEPADDGSLVDVARDMQVVRLGQGVDATGEFAPEAIERVRAALADYVDDMIDASVDRVRMVATSATRDAGNRDEFFAMTAGLLGEVQPGAVAEVISGEEEARLSFRGAVGDLDPADGPFVVTDLGGGSTEVVVGSVSGGDAVVAGAYSTNIGCVRLTERALASDPPTLDEVDAAVGYARQELAKAFAAVDVSAARTWVGVAGTLTTFAALHAELDHYDPDVIHLSRIPLADLHRLCSKIVSMTRAERLALGPMHPGRADVIGGGALVTQELARNFADRAAITEMVVSEHDILDGIALGLLE; encoded by the coding sequence ATGACCCGCGTCGCCGCCGTCGACTGCGGCACCAACTCGATTCGCCTGCTCATCGCCGAGCCCGCCGACGACGGCTCACTCGTCGACGTGGCCCGCGACATGCAGGTGGTCCGTCTGGGGCAGGGGGTCGATGCGACCGGCGAGTTCGCGCCGGAGGCCATCGAACGTGTGCGTGCCGCGCTGGCCGACTACGTCGACGACATGATCGATGCGAGCGTCGACCGTGTTCGGATGGTCGCGACGTCGGCGACCCGTGACGCCGGCAACCGCGACGAGTTCTTCGCGATGACCGCCGGTCTGCTGGGGGAGGTGCAGCCGGGCGCCGTCGCCGAGGTGATCTCCGGCGAGGAGGAGGCCCGCCTGTCGTTCCGCGGCGCGGTCGGCGACCTCGACCCCGCCGACGGACCGTTCGTCGTCACCGATCTGGGCGGTGGCAGCACCGAGGTGGTCGTCGGATCGGTGAGCGGCGGGGACGCCGTCGTCGCCGGTGCCTATTCGACGAACATCGGCTGCGTCCGTCTGACCGAGCGTGCTCTGGCGTCCGATCCGCCGACCCTCGACGAGGTCGACGCCGCCGTCGGCTATGCCCGGCAGGAGCTGGCGAAGGCGTTCGCCGCCGTGGACGTCTCGGCCGCGCGGACGTGGGTGGGCGTTGCGGGAACGCTCACGACGTTCGCCGCGCTGCACGCCGAACTCGACCACTACGATCCCGACGTGATCCACCTGTCGCGGATTCCGCTGGCCGACCTGCACAGGCTGTGCTCGAAGATCGTGTCGATGACCCGCGCGGAGCGTCTGGCGCTGGGGCCGATGCATCCGGGTCGAGCCGACGTGATCGGCGGCGGCGCACTCGTCACGCAGGAGTTGGCTCGCAACTTCGCCGATCGCGCCGCCATCACCGAGATGGTCGTCTCCGAACACGACATCCTCGACGGGATCGCGCTCGGGCTGCTCGAGTAG
- a CDS encoding acyl-CoA dehydrogenase family protein: MTAAFADHRTEGDVDDDHPFIGRVQRYADTVLAPSALHTDRHGVPADRVADLSDLGLLNHLAPSAFGGAAIGRATDRRIHEILSEACLNTWLVWTQHAPVVARVAKAAASDRITGPLVMEILSGRLLLGAALSDVRGYPDRHVSARPTSGGWILSGTVSWVSGWGLSSALLVSGVHAQTERVVTAIVPVSGRMTASPLDLHAAHGSRTERVRIDDVFVPDDSVLDVEPLADWNVVDRASASDARAHHFGVAAAILRELSDESNPRAVDVAAVWRPRLTRLRAAAYRLSDEAASRGDIAYRVAERLATRVAVGEALATISRALVITRAGRGLAADDTAQLHARNALFVLVQGQRSDIRDAQLAQLAR, encoded by the coding sequence ATGACTGCCGCGTTTGCGGACCACCGAACAGAGGGAGACGTCGACGACGACCACCCGTTCATCGGACGGGTGCAGCGATACGCCGACACTGTGCTGGCGCCGTCGGCACTGCACACCGACCGACACGGGGTACCCGCCGACCGCGTCGCGGACCTGTCCGACCTGGGCCTCCTCAATCATCTCGCACCATCTGCGTTCGGTGGTGCCGCTATCGGCCGCGCCACGGACCGCAGGATCCACGAGATCCTGTCTGAGGCCTGTCTGAACACGTGGCTGGTATGGACGCAGCACGCGCCCGTCGTCGCTCGGGTCGCAAAGGCCGCCGCGAGCGACCGCATCACGGGACCGTTGGTCATGGAGATCCTCTCCGGCCGACTGCTCCTCGGCGCCGCTCTGAGCGATGTACGGGGCTACCCAGACCGTCATGTGTCGGCTCGCCCGACGTCGGGCGGATGGATCTTGTCCGGCACCGTCTCGTGGGTGAGCGGATGGGGGCTGAGTTCTGCCCTGCTCGTCTCCGGCGTCCATGCTCAGACCGAACGCGTGGTGACCGCGATCGTGCCCGTCAGCGGTCGTATGACGGCGTCGCCGTTGGATCTGCACGCCGCGCACGGCAGTCGTACTGAGCGGGTCCGCATCGACGATGTCTTCGTTCCCGACGACAGTGTTCTCGACGTGGAACCGCTCGCCGACTGGAACGTCGTCGACCGCGCGTCGGCGAGCGATGCCCGGGCACACCATTTCGGGGTGGCGGCCGCGATCCTCCGCGAACTGTCCGACGAATCGAACCCGCGCGCCGTCGACGTCGCCGCCGTATGGCGGCCACGCCTGACCCGGCTCCGCGCCGCTGCGTACCGGCTCTCCGACGAGGCCGCGAGCCGAGGCGACATCGCGTACCGCGTCGCGGAGCGTCTGGCGACCAGGGTCGCGGTCGGCGAGGCGCTGGCCACTATCAGTCGAGCACTCGTCATCACACGTGCCGGCCGTGGGCTAGCTGCAGACGACACCGCACAACTCCACGCACGCAACGCACTGTTCGTCCTGGTCCAGGGCCAGCGCTCGGACATTCGGGACGCTCAGCTCGCCCAGCTCGCCCGCTGA
- a CDS encoding MFS transporter, giving the protein MIAQLRPRPWRTPGSRQLLVAAFSLTSMIGFIAMIQILPVVLDPMADELGVSRTAVAGASTVSTLVGAAAAFPVGVALDRHGGRALMTAGSVIGAVGVLLWSHAASLTVVYGAFVLIGMSIVMSTYEAAFAVIVVATSVEHRDRSILAVTMIAGLGTYAVYPLMGWLNATLGWRSTLIVLAAVMLSVSVPAHLFALPSGDDHRARVQHRPGSSVGAAVRSTDFWLVLVAFVAQAASVSAFLLLVVTYLRDVGHSEAVATSIPIAIGVLQVLSRLMISAFVRVLSMTVASAIAFAIQGAGLLLLPLAGLSIPLTLLCVAAVGLGQGIGVIARPSIVADSFGIARFASVLAIISVPIALARASSPLVGAWLGDWRFLVVSGAIALIGAGALLPLTRRPGPSRRTDSTSPDPTVRERTVPAG; this is encoded by the coding sequence ATGATCGCCCAGCTTCGACCACGCCCCTGGCGCACACCCGGCTCGCGGCAGCTCCTGGTCGCAGCGTTCTCGCTGACGAGCATGATCGGCTTCATCGCCATGATTCAGATCCTTCCGGTCGTCCTTGATCCGATGGCCGACGAACTCGGGGTGTCGCGGACCGCTGTCGCCGGCGCATCGACTGTGTCGACACTCGTCGGAGCCGCCGCCGCATTTCCGGTCGGAGTCGCACTCGATCGGCACGGCGGACGTGCGTTGATGACTGCGGGCTCGGTGATCGGAGCGGTCGGAGTGCTGCTGTGGTCGCACGCCGCGTCGCTCACCGTGGTCTACGGCGCTTTCGTGCTGATCGGAATGTCGATCGTGATGTCGACGTACGAGGCCGCGTTCGCGGTCATCGTCGTCGCTACCTCAGTGGAACATCGCGATCGCTCGATACTCGCGGTGACGATGATCGCCGGGCTCGGCACCTACGCGGTGTACCCGCTGATGGGGTGGCTGAATGCGACGCTCGGCTGGCGGTCGACACTGATCGTCCTGGCGGCGGTCATGCTCTCGGTGTCGGTGCCCGCGCATCTGTTCGCGCTTCCGAGCGGGGACGATCACCGGGCGCGCGTGCAGCATCGGCCGGGTTCGTCAGTGGGTGCCGCGGTGCGCAGCACCGACTTCTGGCTGGTACTGGTCGCCTTCGTCGCTCAGGCCGCGTCGGTGTCGGCGTTTCTCCTATTGGTCGTCACCTATCTGCGAGACGTCGGGCATTCCGAAGCGGTGGCCACGTCGATCCCGATCGCGATCGGCGTCCTCCAGGTCTTGTCCCGGTTGATGATCAGTGCGTTCGTCCGGGTTCTGTCCATGACGGTGGCGTCGGCGATCGCGTTCGCGATCCAGGGCGCCGGGTTGCTGCTGCTCCCCCTAGCAGGTCTGTCGATCCCGTTGACCCTGCTGTGTGTGGCCGCTGTCGGCTTGGGTCAGGGCATCGGGGTGATCGCCCGGCCGTCGATCGTCGCGGACTCCTTCGGCATAGCTCGATTCGCCAGTGTTCTCGCGATCATCTCAGTTCCGATCGCCTTAGCTCGCGCGAGTAGTCCGCTGGTCGGCGCCTGGCTCGGCGACTGGCGGTTCCTCGTCGTGTCGGGAGCGATCGCGCTCATCGGCGCGGGGGCGCTCCTGCCCCTCACACGGAGGCCTGGACCGTCCCGACGCACCGACTCCACATCGCCGGACCCCACCGTGCGCGAGCGCACCGTCCCCGCGGGCTGA
- a CDS encoding oxygenase MpaB family protein: MGNVTAEQAAAITGARNWETVAAQRPARAASMADGLMKGDRLGDAVVAEFFARRGGADAMEWGAVMAALDDPDSVTAATPALAAFLEHVRTPPTWYDPALAHAGATAWWRFGSLQSSTLYQSLIYGYQARGFTRPLAETGRLTEGTWDRVQATARWVALATAPGHAEPGAPGWVQTLRIRLVHAMVRYHLVQRQGWDTAQWGVPINQTYSQFTITAGFLALPLRVGHDFGLRYSHAEREAITHMWRWLGWLMGVDDDLLPRSFADAAEIDEVARAFRMEPDPHARILVTALLDDGYRTEIPLPLPPPLAQAINGAVHSMTRPLLRTVFASVSTRWVDDDVAAALGLRATPLHNLVVLARPLVRSREVLRAMGVFGSDSRIAERELRMVTTQLGMDLAAPDADRYGRVA; this comes from the coding sequence ATGGGGAACGTCACGGCGGAGCAAGCAGCAGCGATCACCGGCGCACGTAACTGGGAGACGGTCGCCGCGCAGCGGCCCGCGCGTGCCGCGAGCATGGCCGACGGCCTGATGAAGGGCGATCGCCTGGGCGACGCCGTCGTCGCGGAGTTCTTCGCCCGGCGCGGCGGCGCCGACGCCATGGAGTGGGGCGCGGTGATGGCCGCCCTCGACGATCCCGACTCCGTCACCGCGGCCACCCCCGCCCTGGCCGCCTTCCTCGAACATGTCCGCACTCCGCCGACCTGGTACGACCCGGCGCTCGCACACGCCGGGGCGACGGCCTGGTGGCGGTTCGGGTCACTGCAGTCGTCGACGCTCTACCAGTCGTTGATCTACGGCTATCAGGCTCGGGGGTTCACCCGGCCGCTCGCCGAGACCGGCCGACTCACCGAGGGGACCTGGGATCGCGTCCAGGCGACGGCCCGATGGGTCGCCCTGGCCACCGCTCCCGGTCACGCCGAACCCGGAGCGCCCGGGTGGGTGCAGACGCTGCGGATCCGCCTGGTCCACGCGATGGTCCGCTACCACCTGGTGCAGCGTCAGGGCTGGGACACCGCGCAGTGGGGAGTGCCGATCAATCAGACGTACAGCCAGTTCACGATCACCGCGGGCTTCCTGGCGCTGCCGTTGCGGGTCGGACACGACTTCGGGCTGCGGTACTCACACGCCGAGCGGGAGGCGATCACCCACATGTGGCGGTGGCTCGGATGGTTGATGGGCGTCGACGACGACCTGCTCCCCCGCAGTTTCGCCGACGCCGCCGAGATCGACGAGGTGGCCCGCGCATTCCGGATGGAGCCCGATCCGCACGCGCGGATCCTGGTCACCGCCCTGCTCGACGACGGCTACCGCACCGAGATCCCGTTACCGCTGCCTCCGCCGCTGGCGCAGGCGATCAACGGCGCCGTCCACAGCATGACCAGGCCACTGCTCCGGACCGTGTTCGCGAGCGTGTCGACCCGCTGGGTCGACGACGACGTCGCGGCCGCGCTGGGGCTGCGCGCCACGCCCCTGCACAACCTGGTCGTACTGGCTCGGCCGCTGGTCCGGTCCCGGGAGGTGTTGCGAGCGATGGGTGTGTTCGGCTCGGACAGTCGGATCGCCGAACGAGAGCTGCGGATGGTGACCACCCAATTGGGCATGGATCTGGCCGCACCCGACGCGGATCGGTACGGGAGAGTCGCATGA
- a CDS encoding DUF501 domain-containing protein has product MSVSDNDLAAVERQLGRTPRGVLEVSYRTPDGEPAVVKTAPRLPDGTPFPTLYYLTDQRLTGACSRLESGGVMREMQARLADDDELAAGYLSAHRSYLAERDEIESLGTDFTGGGMPDRVKCLHVLVAHSLAKGPGVNPLGDEAVAMLADVEKLRGVAVPADWPALPDSAE; this is encoded by the coding sequence GTGAGCGTTTCCGACAACGACCTCGCGGCCGTCGAGCGACAGCTCGGACGGACGCCGCGCGGCGTTCTTGAAGTGAGTTACCGGACCCCGGACGGTGAGCCGGCGGTGGTGAAGACCGCGCCGCGGCTGCCCGACGGCACCCCGTTTCCGACGCTCTACTATCTGACCGACCAACGGCTGACCGGCGCGTGCAGCCGTCTCGAGTCCGGCGGCGTGATGCGCGAGATGCAGGCACGTCTGGCCGACGACGATGAACTCGCCGCAGGATATCTGAGTGCGCACCGGAGCTATCTCGCCGAACGCGACGAGATCGAGTCGCTGGGCACCGACTTCACCGGGGGCGGCATGCCCGACCGGGTGAAGTGCCTGCACGTCCTGGTCGCGCACTCGCTGGCCAAGGGGCCGGGCGTCAACCCGCTCGGCGACGAGGCCGTCGCGATGCTCGCCGATGTGGAGAAGCTGCGCGGCGTCGCGGTGCCCGCCGACTGGCCCGCGCTGCCGGACTCCGCCGAATGA
- a CDS encoding LLM class flavin-dependent oxidoreductase, with protein MSSQFLWYIPNEVSPGHRGDDAVGDHNSLEALSAHAVALEDHGWSGALIGTGWGRPDTFTVAASLAARTTTFQPLVAIRPGYWRPANFASAAATLDHLSGGRLRINIVSGKDDLAAYGDADAAQADRYDRTREFIELTRKLWTQEDVTYRGEHFEVENSTVVPRIEQRGDRVHPTIYFGGASAAAEKVAAQQADVQLFWGEPLDDVAERIDRLKSLEATQCRDLPPLEFGLRVTTVVRDTSEQAWADAQARVAAMAENAARSDRPARVGDNPHRRRAVGQQRLYDLSARGDVLDDNLYTAPARVGGGGAGSTWIVGSAAEVAKTLKRYEDLGISHFVLSDTPYRREIERQGRDLLPLLKG; from the coding sequence ATGAGTTCACAGTTCCTCTGGTACATCCCCAACGAGGTCAGCCCCGGCCATCGCGGCGACGACGCCGTCGGCGACCACAACAGCCTCGAAGCCCTCTCCGCCCATGCCGTCGCGCTTGAAGACCATGGCTGGTCCGGCGCACTCATCGGCACCGGTTGGGGGCGACCCGACACGTTCACGGTCGCCGCATCGCTCGCCGCACGGACGACGACATTCCAACCGCTGGTCGCGATCCGCCCGGGATACTGGCGGCCGGCCAACTTCGCATCGGCCGCCGCCACCCTCGACCACCTCAGCGGCGGACGACTGCGCATCAACATCGTCTCGGGCAAGGACGATCTCGCCGCATACGGTGACGCCGACGCGGCCCAGGCGGACCGATACGACCGGACCCGCGAGTTCATCGAGCTGACCAGGAAGCTGTGGACGCAGGAGGACGTGACATACCGCGGCGAACATTTCGAGGTCGAGAACTCCACGGTGGTGCCCCGCATCGAACAGCGTGGTGATCGAGTGCACCCGACCATCTATTTCGGCGGCGCGTCCGCAGCTGCGGAGAAGGTCGCTGCACAGCAGGCCGACGTTCAGCTGTTCTGGGGAGAACCGCTCGACGATGTCGCCGAACGCATCGATCGGCTCAAGTCTTTGGAGGCGACCCAGTGCCGTGATCTACCGCCGCTCGAGTTCGGTCTTCGCGTCACCACTGTCGTACGGGACACGTCCGAGCAGGCCTGGGCCGATGCACAGGCGCGGGTCGCGGCGATGGCCGAGAACGCCGCCCGCTCCGACCGACCGGCACGGGTCGGGGACAACCCGCACCGCAGACGCGCCGTCGGGCAACAGCGGCTGTACGATCTCTCGGCGCGCGGCGACGTACTGGACGACAATCTGTACACCGCACCGGCCCGGGTCGGTGGCGGCGGTGCGGGCAGCACATGGATCGTCGGCTCGGCGGCCGAGGTCGCCAAGACGCTCAAGCGATACGAAGATCTGGGCATCTCTCATTTCGTTCTGTCCGACACCCCGTATCGCCGAGAGATCGAACGCCAGGGGCGGGATCTCCTACCACTCCTTAAAGGATGA
- a CDS encoding FtsB family cell division protein, whose translation MAESTSGRGNRGRTTRRADRPGRARPTTRRVRSRDQHDDDLGALADAVSENPSRPPVEEAQPYRRSTRGRGGTRGSRPGIVSRLGRVDPKRAAVITLVVVFLALTLAVPVRTYLSQRSEFNELRAENAALQAEVAEYERKVVEQNDPAYIEAQARKRLQMVKRGERQVIVIAPSREQQEAAERAERERESNPWYQNMWDAVSTPPEGK comes from the coding sequence ATGGCTGAATCGACTTCCGGACGCGGCAACCGGGGCCGGACCACCCGACGGGCCGACCGGCCCGGCCGGGCGCGTCCGACCACCCGCCGCGTCCGGAGTCGAGACCAGCACGACGACGATCTCGGAGCGCTCGCCGACGCCGTCTCGGAGAATCCGTCGCGCCCGCCCGTCGAGGAGGCCCAACCGTATCGCCGGTCGACGCGCGGTCGCGGCGGCACTCGGGGGAGCAGGCCGGGCATCGTGTCGAGGCTGGGGCGCGTCGATCCGAAGCGCGCCGCGGTGATCACCCTGGTCGTCGTCTTCCTCGCGCTGACGCTGGCCGTCCCCGTCCGAACGTATCTCTCGCAGCGCAGCGAGTTCAACGAGTTGCGGGCCGAGAACGCCGCATTGCAGGCGGAAGTCGCCGAATACGAGCGCAAGGTGGTCGAGCAGAACGACCCGGCGTACATCGAGGCGCAGGCACGTAAGCGGTTGCAGATGGTCAAACGCGGGGAACGTCAGGTGATCGTCATCGCGCCGAGCAGAGAACAGCAGGAAGCCGCGGAACGCGCCGAACGCGAGCGCGAATCCAATCCGTGGTACCAGAACATGTGGGATGCGGTGTCCACACCGCCGGAGGGCAAGTGA
- a CDS encoding lytic transglycosylase domain-containing protein, with protein MAGLAAVSLTACNIEMPWDGPEIPDGLPPGPGVQQPFVDIDAPGRTAETLREWATPISEDTGIDLVALEAYGNAAEIQRQQHPECGIAWTTIAGIAGVETKHGTHRGSEIAANGDVRPVIRGPQLDGTNGNWEIRDTDNGRLDGDKEYDRAVGPFQFIPETWKRFGVDANGDGKADPDNIDDAALSAARYLCVSSGGDMTTPEGWEKAILTYNNSMDYVLRVRNHANAYSVNVRY; from the coding sequence ATGGCGGGCCTGGCAGCCGTCTCGCTGACCGCCTGCAACATCGAGATGCCGTGGGACGGACCCGAGATCCCCGACGGTCTGCCGCCGGGACCGGGAGTCCAGCAGCCGTTCGTCGACATCGATGCGCCCGGTCGTACCGCGGAGACCCTCCGTGAGTGGGCGACGCCGATCTCGGAGGACACCGGCATCGACCTGGTCGCGCTCGAGGCGTACGGCAACGCCGCCGAGATACAGCGGCAGCAGCACCCCGAGTGCGGCATCGCCTGGACGACCATCGCCGGGATCGCAGGTGTGGAGACCAAACACGGCACCCACCGCGGTTCCGAGATCGCCGCCAACGGTGATGTACGACCGGTGATCCGAGGCCCGCAACTCGATGGGACCAACGGCAACTGGGAGATCCGCGACACCGACAACGGCAGACTCGACGGTGACAAGGAGTACGACCGCGCCGTCGGTCCGTTCCAGTTCATCCCGGAGACGTGGAAGCGCTTCGGCGTCGACGCGAACGGCGACGGCAAGGCCGACCCCGACAACATCGACGACGCCGCCCTCTCGGCAGCCCGCTACCTGTGCGTGTCCTCCGGCGGCGACATGACCACGCCGGAAGGATGGGAGAAGGCGATCCTGACCTACAACAACTCGATGGACTACGTCCTGCGGGTGCGCAACCACGCCAACGCGTACTCGGTCAACGTCAGGTACTGA